The genomic stretch AAGCTCCTAAAATAAGGTGCGCAATTAAGTTTTcactcttgaaaaaaaaaaatgcaactttattttgaaaaaaaaaggtacCTATGAATCATTCGAAATATTGTCCAACGCTAGCTACAGCTCCTCTTGCAGAGCTTCAATACCGTTCCGATACAGTGTTCGGCTTTTTAAACTATTAAACCATTTTTCGTTGTCTATAATCGGACGACGCAATATCTGGGGAATATGGCGGATGATATAAGACTTCCAATTTGAGCGTTTTTACGTAAGTTTCAACGACTTACTACCAAAGTGGTACGCCGAGTGTTGTCATGGAGtgaaatcactttttcgtgcttCTTCCCGGCTTaatcgcatcaattgaagtCGATACAGTTCTCCAGTGATAATTCCGTTCGGTTTCATTAGCTCATAATAATAAATACCGGCCTGGTCCCACATAATACACAGCATTACCTTCGCAGTGTGTATATTCGGCCGATCTAGCGACGTAGAAGCATGACTGGGCAGTCCCCTTGACTTTCTTTACTTTGTGTTGctgtaataaatttatttttcaacatcagtAACGATGTGATAAAGAAAACCCTTTTTGCCGCTGGGGCAGTTGTTCACAGGCAAAAAAGGGCGCTCAACGTACCTTGTTTCATGTGTTTGTATCATTCCCAGAGCATGCAATCGCTTGGAAATGCATTGGTGGGTAACTCttaataccgaagcaagctgttcctgcgtttgacaTAGATCTTTATCGAGAAGTTCCTTTTATTCGGCGTTTTCAAAAGTATCATTTGTCACTACCCTCCAAGTAGGGTAGATTCCCAGCAAACTTCAACAGCACGAGACCTGTACTTTTCCACAAGGATTTCGCGATACGATATATAAGACTGAAACGCTCAACTTCTTTAAAAGTGTTTTATTGAAATGCACTGTGGTGTACGATGGAAGTTGCGATGTACCACTATTCCTTTTCTTCTGGCGACTTTCCGGGCCGAATCGACGCGCGGCTTCACGCGTCCAAATGGCGTCTTTTCCCGTAGTTAACTAAAGAGCGGCTGCAGCTTCGTAGGTGGTGTGTGGACGACCTGGAAAGGCATTCCAGGCTGAGTTTTCCGCAGGATCTGTTGGATCCTGCTGTGGTAAGTTCTTCAGGTCTCTCTTAAACACCCTAAACTCAGAAAAATATGCGCTAGTTTTACTGCGGCCTCTCTAAAATTCTTTCTCCATCACGACACCTTAACAAAACTAAAACCAGAAATATTACTCTTAATCTGTGCTTTATGTCTTTTTAAAAACTAATAAATTTTATGGCAGCACggcgcacataggagtaaatacgtttaaaacctgatcataagtgaaaaattcaaagtaaatcaactttgtattgtagtgtttcattttgaagtttgatgtatgcttgatcacttgacagctcatcaacatccaaaagttatgtttacggtcttaacgagaggtttgaaccgaccgcaattcaacagttttttgtgtatgataatgacgctttgataccgtgagctaaaatataacgttccgaagataaacaagtgatttttaaattaaacaacgatggagattgttaaagaaggttaatcgaacagaaatgtgtacttagcatgtatgctagtctctccaaatacccagtttgtgtttgtgtttgtcaaaatcaatataataaaacccaaaatatttgtttttatgagTTACCTCAAAATGGGATAAGTTATGTTTCCGGCAAAATCCGGTGGAACGGCTTATATTACGTGAAAGTAATATTTTTGGTTATAATGGTGAAGAAAGACCTTCCGGATGCTTCCTGTCTCGTGTTTTATCACTacgtgaaaataatcaagaaattctCATTATTTCGCTTTTTGGATAGTTGTAGCCTTGGTTACCAAATTGAAACTTTGTCAAACGACTGAAATGTGTACTGAAAAGTcatttcatgataaattcaagtatttggatgaattttgacccgactatgactgaatttaaatttcattataagaCATGTCATTCATCACTTTAAGGTGGGTTACTCCATACAAAAAAACATCcaaattcaattatttgtttttattatcacaatatgatacgttttcagtgcaaaaaattttttaaaataattatgatcaggtttgatgttctaagtgttccactgtGCGGCGGCACGGTTAAATGCACTCTACAGCTTTGTCACCTGATGCTACTGTTAAAAACGTGAATAAAATCATTCCGTCTGCAACTTGAACTTCGTGATTACCAAAGAGTGTAAATCTATGAggtattttcaatgttttattaaaataatttgaagATGCCGTACAAGGTTGTGCAGAACATCGGAAGTGGAGAGGTTGGTGTTGTTCCTAGTAAGTGGGAAGTAAACGGAAAACTTGCTTGAAGTATGATTACGATTTTGGAGCATAGAAATTGTTACTTGCGTATTTCAACTTTTGTTATTTCAATGGTGCATACTTAGTTTTCTGTTATTAATTGCATTCATCATATAAATTGCGCAAAATCTTCCTTGGCGGGACGAAATACCCCCGTCACCTATTGCTTAAAAAAAAGTGATCGTCATTCGACATACAAAATTGGTGTATGGTGCTGAGAATGCTCAATTCAGAAAATTCTTACGCCACCttattcaaaatatttcaaCATCTTATACCAAACTTATTTGGTACCGCGTAAATCAATCTTCCGAATCCCGTAAAAATAAtctgcgttattgtaaaacaatcgcaatcaaaaaacgcataaaaataactCGCTTAAAAAAAACCCCCGTGTAATTCAACTTCACAGCAGCAGTTCGAACTTCATTCGTTTTCATTCTCACGTGACTTTTGCGTTGCTCAGAGTGCTGCACTTCTTCTATctacttccacctgacacaaaagAAATTTGATCATCTCCCTTCCAGGCCACAACCCAGGAAGCAACACGAAACAACGTAAAATATTGTTGCGTGGCTAAAAAAGCTCTATTCATTTTCGGTACTTTCTTGATTTGGAATAAAATGTCTTTGCATCTCACGAAACTAAGAGAATgatataaatagaaaaaaaggcgGGGATTATCGCGAAGTGAGGTGATATATTATATTTATCAAACTGTAGCTAGAATTGAAATCTGTTTTAAATGCGCCGATTGCAGACTTTGGCGTTTAAAATCCTGTCAGTGGTAGTAACATAATACACATTCGTAACACTTTCCTCAgcatgccccccccccccctattaaagTAAGACGTAGTGCTACGTAAAAATGGTAAGATATTAGGTGATAAAAACTGACAGGAAAAGAAAGATAGAAAAAGAAATAGAAAGAGTGAGAAAAATTTAGTAGAAATAAGAGGAAGAGTGTTGAGTGACGATGGAGTGCACAGTCGAACCAGTTTTTTgcccttttttttaattcaaatttctCAACATAAGTTTATGTTCAGATGACTTTTAGCATTTATGGTGGTTaaactttaaaaatatattttacggGTAAAAAGCTATTAACATTTTAATTTCCAAAACACGCGTTTTTTAAATGTTGATGTCTCCAAATGGGGCTAATATCTTCTGACTTTATTTGGAAGAGCAACTTGTGTACTTAAACTTATAAAAAATCAGAGAAAAATCTGCACATTGTTTCTAAAAAGTAAGGTTTCTACAGCTAAGTTTTTTATTTGGTAAGATTACTGTACATATGCTTCGGTAACGTAAAAGAAAAGCTAATATGagctaatttttcaaaaatgaaactTTATCTCTTAAATTGGCTATTAGAGAAGAGTGTCTTCACCAGACGGATTCACGTTTTTTCATGTATAATAAAATAATGAaacaataaaacattttttcgcaaatgtgaaaattaattattttatttcgctGGACCACCCTAATAATTTGAAGGTAGATCAACTCCGTACTACCTAGTATGGAGAgtaaccacaaaaaaaaaatcgaaaactccATTCCCACCTAAATTGTCACTCCACTGTGAAGTGCAAGCAAAACGGAGAAATAGTGAGAGAAAATGCTACATAGAATCGGACATTATTAGAAACAGCGTGAGAGAAAAAGAATCAAAATTagatagaatgaaaaaaaatagtgttacaaaaatCTAGATAACGAGTTAGAAAAAATGAGGGATAGAATGACAAAATATAAGGAGTAGCGTCACAAAAagtgaaaattataataaaGATCATATCACTGTGTCGTTTTAAAACGATAGAACACTTTCTATCGATATGGAGATCCGTTTAATGAAATATTGCCAATAATTTCATACTACATACATTCGATTCTTCAATTAAACTCTAAACAAATAATGCTTGGAAAAGTTGAAATATTTCAAGCATTGTTTGTTTCGAGTTTAATTGAAGAATCGAATGTATGTATGAAATTATTGGTATGTTTTCTTCAAAAGCTAAAGTAGTATTTTAAGGAAAGTCCACGAAAGTATTATAAAATTGTCATAACaagttctgaaaaaaaattctagtaaGTTTCCCAACCAGGACACATTTGTAAtccgagtgtaccaaaccaagcaGCTTCACAatcgttttcaaaattttatttcgaatACTTTACGGCGTTTCCTTTCTTattaacgataagtaacgtttaaCGTGGCTCCCCCTCAGATTTAGCCCACACCTTTATGGTTAGAGTAACTTTGTAGTATCAATCTGAATGACTAGGGGTTACAACGTTGTTCATAATCCTTCCATCAAaacactttttatttttgtatgagTAACAGGTAAACGTCGATAAACGGCCAAAACATGGCTTAtctagattttattattattggtcATTATTATTCCTCAACTAAATTAACAAGATAATGATCAATTACAACCATATAGAAATACAGcgaatgtatttttattttaatggaCGGTCTGTTTCAGCAGAGTTATTAAAAGGGTGTGTATGCCACGTACAAAGCTGGTTTTCGTAAATATGACTTTTGTTTAACTTATTATAGACAGACCTAGATCCTGATTTTTCGtcaacgtgattttcaaaacgTGGGCTTACCTTGTtctaatcaagaaaaaatgatgaaaaaaaatcgactttccacAGCCGAGTTTTTTTACTGGTCGTTTTACACTACATTGGGTCCAACCGTGAAAAAAATGCATGCAGAATATTGATACATGGTACAAAAACAATATCATCTGTTAGCTACTAAAATATATTAATATCAATAGTTTTACAgttgttgaaaaattttattctggAACACATTTGCGCGTAACGCCCTTCTTCCTTCAGTTGGAGTGGTGAGAAGTACCCAGTATAATTTTTTGTACCCGACATTACCACCTATCATACACGGAAAATTGATTATGATTATCTCATCTCAGTTGTGTGTGAAAAACTTCTATATTACTGttcgaaaaatcgaacaccTTGTCCATGATGGGTTATGTTGGAaaagttttcgttttcatcaaTGCGGTAATAATAATAGATGCTTTTTGTTAGACCAAAccgcttttaaaaaaatttataactatAATACCATATAGCTGAAGCAAAATCAACTAAAAACCTGCTCTAGAAGCTTTAAAGTACAACAGGGTTCACTCACTTAACAGAAGATAAAATTTGGATTTCTAagctattttataaaaaaataacgtgATTTCGTTCGTCCAATCTCTGCGTGTTCTAGACTCTGGACGATTTACGATGATGAAATTCGGAGTACTGAGCGTTTACTCTTACCTTTACTTCTCTCGTGTTTATCTAATGGGAAAAACGAAGTCGTTAAAGATAGTAGGGCGTAAGTTTTTCTCAACAATTTGGTCACAATTTGTAAACCAAAATTACTCAGTGGACTAATTCACCTCTCGTTGCCCTACGATTCCGGGAAGTAATACCGTCAAATAATCACGCTACAACTGATGGAATGTCATCggggtcaatgaaaataaactgCCATCATTTCCTACATGTTGCGTTTTTTCTCTGTTTTATTCATTCGTTCTAATAGTCCTATTCGCGTCCCTTATCATAGAAGCATGTTACGACGTATAAAATGCAGTGCAATCTTAAAACTGATAatgaatattaaatatttataaaCTTGATGAAGATGAATGTAAAAACTTTCGCGCCTCTCTCTCGCAGAGGGCAGTATAGTTTTGTTTCGTTAGTCACTCACGGTGGCAGTGTGACTTGGCTAATTTAGCGCTTGCAATCTTCTAGCCTTCCACTAAATTACGTTGTTAGATACTACTGCTGTCTTGGCCACTGTTGTCTTGTTCGCTGGTTTTAATGATGCGATGTAGTTCAGAAGCAGCTCGGAGGAGTTGGATTCATTGGAGTTCGAGAAGGAGTCACTGATACTTCGGTAGTTCGGATTCAACAGTTTCGGAATTAGATTGACTGCTTCCTCGCTGCTTGATTCGGACGAGAACCGAGCATCCCGATTGAGTTGctagaataaagaaaagaaaaaaaaaggttgagttATACTGTTATTTATATCTGTTGAAGTCTTTCAATTTTACTTGAATCACTGTTCCTCGAATGCTTCGGGCGTTGCTCTCCTGGAAGGCTGCAGCCAAATCACGGTTGATCTGTTCCAGTGGAGTATTGCCGACACGGATGTAAACAGGCACATATCCATCTTTTTTCGGAAGGCTTTGATACTTCAAGGGTTTCGCATCTGGAACGATACAATCGAAACTGAAACCGTGCTATCGGAGAAAGTTGGTGGTGGGTAATGTGTAAACAATGGATCTTATTGTTACGGCTCTGGTATGGCTTTATTTATAGTCTCTTGTTCAGTACAGAATTGTGTAACAAAATGTCGAATCGGGTAACTGTTTTGCTGGGTGTGAGTCCGCCTTATCCCCGTTGTTTGTACAGGTTAGATAGTAGGGGCGGCCCTCGCGGCTGCTGCGGCTGCTCTCGCAGCTGCTCGAATTTCGTCCGACGCCGATATGGACGCCGAATGGGACGTCGAATTACTGGAAGTATTATTCAATGGAGAATCATCCGCCTGTAATTTCTGTGAAATATAATACTGTGTTATCCAATTTGGTTTCAATGAATTCTCGTTAGAAATGCTAACCTGTGCCAGTTCAGCACGGCTAACGCGCGTCACAGGTTCGTGGAAAGCCGCAGCCAATGCCGGATTGATGTCGGCTAGCGGTTCATCTCCGTACCGAATGTACACCGGAATAAAGCCATCACGATGTTCCAAAACCTGGTATCTTGGAGCGGCAACTGTAAAGTGCAAAACAAAATGTTGAACGAAAAATATTGTCCTACCAAGGTTAATTCTCATCTCACAGGTAGATGCTTACATTGAACTCCACGGAAAATTCAGACGGTAGATTATGATCACGTGCTGACATGCAGATGTGCTTGGGAAAAAACAGCTCTCCATTAGGTGGCAGACACAAAAGCAAGAAACAGTCCTCGTGCAAATAGATAGAATTGTGAAACATGCAAATGAATCATGCGATGGGGATGTATAATACACACGAATGGTGATGAGTTTCATGCAAACGATGACATTTATTATGATAAACACAATATCATATCGAACACACATTTTGTTGCTTATTCTATTTTCCATTCTGAAACTGTAAATGCTACATAGGTCTACTTTTGATGGTCCGATAAAATATTGACAAATGAAATGTGCAACACAATTCGCCTTCGTTCTGTTTGACGATTTATCGGTAGGTTTCGCATGGACCATATTTACCTTACGGTGGTGTAACAGGCAGATATTTTATGAACCGTGGAAAAATGATGGGCAACCTCTCGCCAACAGCATCCTAGTATGAGCCCCCTCTATCGTTACATCATCGGAACCGAAACGATGACGTACACTCAATGagttttatgaattttgaatGCGATTATATGTAATTTTATTACTTCATCGTATCGTTGTCAGCTCCAGCAGCTGCGACGTCTGGTATTCTACCAGTGAAACGCGCGACGGCACATTTATGGTACCGATGGAGTCATCAGCGCATGGATCGTGGATTCTAGTCGTGACGAGTCGAGCGCTTTACGTACAATTATATGATGGCACTTGATGTGCGATTAGATAGAACCTCTTTACAAGAGCTGTCTAATTTGTATGAAATGATCTGTTGAGTTGTCGCTTTTATTCGTAGCCACAGGGTTGTGTGAGAGACGTGTCGACTCTGAACATTGTGGCAGGGTCAAGTTTGATCGCTAGATGAGAGTCATTACAAAGTACTATTTTTAACATGTTTTCTCTgtgatggctgagccgattttaataaaatcagtgtcaaatggaagatctagttgcctcatgacaccctatcgatttgttttgcaatcggacgcttactttgcctgttatgtttaaaaatgtgaaatctagctatgaaaagaaacatattccgaagaatacttgAACACACTCACTTTtcgcagagatggctgaaccgattttcaaaaaattaaagtcaaataaaaggtctagctgcctcatagcaccctattgaatttcattggaaTCGGGCTGAAACTtggtctgtaatgtatcaaaatgtgagaaTCACATTCATCatatcagaaactacacaaccgatttgtacaATATTGATaacaaatgaacgggctagttaagcgttaactaatgaattataaTTGGACACTTGGTTTTAAAGTTT from Wyeomyia smithii strain HCP4-BCI-WySm-NY-G18 chromosome 3, ASM2978416v1, whole genome shotgun sequence encodes the following:
- the LOC129727177 gene encoding uncharacterized protein LOC129727177 isoform X2 is translated as MKCLILSFLVIAFVVENSVAAPRYQVLEHRDGFIPVYIRYGDEPLADINPALAAAFHEPVTRVSRAELAQKLQADDSPLNNTSSNSTSHSASISASDEIRAAARAAAAAARAAPTI
- the LOC129727177 gene encoding uncharacterized protein LOC129727177 isoform X1, whose protein sequence is MKCLILSFLVIAFVVENSDAKPLKYQSLPKKDGYVPVYIRVGNTPLEQINRDLAAAFQESNARSIRGTVIQQLNRDARFSSESSSEEAVNLIPKLLNPNYRSISDSFSNSNESNSSELLLNYIASLKPANKTTVAKTAVVSNNVI